The Natrinema amylolyticum genome includes the window GGTAGTTCGACAGCGTGTCGAACGGATTACTGATTCGGTTCGAATCGATTCGCTCGCTGCTTTACCGGACGTCCCGGCGCATCGCGATCTCGAACCACGGGCAGAGTCGCAGCTGTCGGTACCACTCCGGGTTCGAGTGGAGCCGCTCGTAAGGGGCCCACATGAGGCCGGCGACCTCCTCCTCGTTGGGATCGAGACTGCGGTCGGACAGCGTCAGTTGCAAGACGGCACAGACCTCGTGCTCGACGCCCGCGTTCTCGAAGTAGCGCTTGTACTCGAAGCGGTCAGTCAGCTCCAGGTCGTCGTACTGATCGGGCGTGATCCCCAACTCCTCCTCGAGTCGCTGGCGGGTCGCCTCCTCCTGGCTCTGGCCCTCAACGGGGTGAGAGGCGACGGTGCCGTCCCAGTAAGTGCCCCAGAGGCGTTTGTCCGGCGCTCGCTGGGCGAGCAGGACGTTCCCCTCGCCGTCGAAGACGAGCGAGGTGAAGGCCCGGTGACGAATACCATCGCCCGTGTGGGCGTCGAGGCGGTTGACGAGCTCGAGTTCGTTGTCGTCGGCGTCGACGGCGATCACGTCTTGCCCTGCGTTCTCGTGTTGCAGGTCCTCCTCCGGCGTGCTCATACCCGCACAATTACGGTGACTCTTGAAACCAGTATCGTCTCGCCTCGGCTGTTTCGAATCGATACCGTCGGTGAGCTACTGATTCGCGGGCGTCTCGAGCGGCCACAGCTCCCCGTCGTCGGGTTCCGACTGATAGTCGTCACCGACGGGGAGCGTGAGCGCACCGGGATCCGTCTCGAGGTGAAGGTGTTCGGTCTCGAGCATCTCGCCGTCGAGGCTGTACTCGATCGAGCCCTCGCGGCTCTCGATCGTCAGCGACGGCGTTCGCCGGCGGACGATGCACGTGCTGTCCCCGCCGAACAGCCCCTCGAGGGCCGCGCCGCCGAGTAGGTCGGTCGCCGCGGCGTCCTCGACGATCGTGACCTCGAGCAGGCCGTCCTCGACGTCCGCCTGTGCCGTTCGCGCACCGGTGAATCGTCGGCAGTTCCCGATGAGGACGAACAGGGCTTCGCCCTCCCAGGCCCGCCCCCGCTCACCGCCCGGTGCCGGGGGTGCCTCCACCCGCAGCGGGAGCGATTCGAAATCGCCGACCGTCTCGATGGTGTTTTTGACGTACGCGAGCACGCCTAACTCCGCCTTGCTCTCGGGAGTCGTCTCGCTGCTCGCCTCGGCGGTGATCCCGCCGACACAGGAGTTGACGAAGAGCCGGTCGTTCGCCGTGCCGATATCGATCGACCGTCGCCGGCCGTCTTCGATGACAGTAAAGGCGTGCTCGAGTC containing:
- a CDS encoding diacylglycerol/lipid kinase family protein; the protein is MHCSMTPAEASERVLVLNPVSGSGDHVDDVVELADDHGFDIRKTEEAGDANRLARDAASGADLVAAAGGDGTLNAVVNGVAAADALETTTVAVVPAGTGNNFAANIGVQGLEHAFTVIEDGRRRSIDIGTANDRLFVNSCVGGITAEASSETTPESKAELGVLAYVKNTIETVGDFESLPLRVEAPPAPGGERGRAWEGEALFVLIGNCRRFTGARTAQADVEDGLLEVTIVEDAAATDLLGGAALEGLFGGDSTCIVRRRTPSLTIESREGSIEYSLDGEMLETEHLHLETDPGALTLPVGDDYQSEPDDGELWPLETPANQ
- a CDS encoding NUDIX hydrolase is translated as MSTPEEDLQHENAGQDVIAVDADDNELELVNRLDAHTGDGIRHRAFTSLVFDGEGNVLLAQRAPDKRLWGTYWDGTVASHPVEGQSQEEATRQRLEEELGITPDQYDDLELTDRFEYKRYFENAGVEHEVCAVLQLTLSDRSLDPNEEEVAGLMWAPYERLHSNPEWYRQLRLCPWFEIAMRRDVR